Below is a genomic region from Eupeodes corollae chromosome 1, idEupCoro1.1, whole genome shotgun sequence.
gctgaaCTGTGGGGGATGGTTCAACAGGAgtggtacaatatttcaattgacagtTGCCGCCAATTATTTGACTCAATGTCCAACTGATGTCACACTGTAATTAAAGCTAAGGGCCAGGCTAacagatataaaaataatttttaaatccagaatagctttgcatttaatttaattttttttaatctgtgtatctattttaatgtccactaaaatttgttcctttttaaatttatgaattttaaatattttaagatataatTTTACTATATAATAAtgggtaaaaaaaaatcttttaaaatcaataaaaaattgaatttttaaaactctgttgtttctattttaatgttcatatctgtataaatacaaataatactATTTGGCAtatcttatatttatatttgaatatttggcacttttaagttttatgttttaatgtctttgagtttttaaattaagttttaataaagaaTGTTTTGCAAAAGGAACATAAAATGTGCttgtattacttttttaaataagttatttaaatttatactttACTCTGAAGTTTCCTGCGTCTGCATCATTAATGTGTGCTTAAGTCCGGAAATCATTTTTCACAAACATTAAGGTCAAATTATACTTTACTGTGAAGTTTTCTGTGCGACATTAATGTCTGTTTACGTCTACATCTTTTTCCACAAACATCGCAGTCATAAGTTGTTCCTGTTTCATGATCTAAACTGTGTTTGTATAAAAGGCTTCGCGTTGAAAATTTCTCATTACATTTCttgcaacaaaatttttttactttaaaatgcattttccgATGATAGGACATTTTCGATGACGTAATAAACTTCTTATCGCAAAGATCACAGAAAAAAGGTTTTTCACCAGTATGAAGACGTTGATGTATTTGCCTATCGGTGCTCGAAGCGAATGCTTTCTCACAATATTGGCACTTAAATGGTTTATCAAGAGTGTGGAATCTTCGAATATGAACTTCCAGATTACACTTCTGGAAAAATCCCTTCGAACAGAATTcacattgaaattgattttcttcGTTGTGCGTGCGCATATGATGGAAATAGCCAGAGCTCGATGTAAACGATTTTGAACACGATTCATACCGGCATTTGATTTTATCAATTTCCTCATGAACTTTTCTATGATTTTCTAAAGAGTTTTTACTCTGATATTGCTTTTCACAATATGCACATTCATAGAGAGTTtttgattttcctttttttttagttgaccGATTATaatctttttcgtttttcttaattttgttttcatcagTCTTTGtagattcatttaaattttccgATTCTAATACCTAGAAGTAGATAATTTAggtttgagtttattttaatagtttttttaaaacttgttctCGTTTTTGGTAACgtctttgtatttaatttaatgatggAGAAATTATAAACaccaataaatttaatatacaatgcatttttttttactgtttcgGGCATAGGAAGCAATGTCAGTCAtttcaaacatttcattttgcaaacaaaaatacatataaacatGCATTACACCGCAGTCAAACGAAACTTTTTGTTCTTGCTCGTTAAGAccctataaataaaaatacaaaataaagttttaaattaaaatataatcaaaattaagTAGATTTACAGATGAACAACTTTTTCTGATGCaaccatttttattatattcgtAGGTATTAAATGTCAGGCACTCTATAATCGCACTACCTCCTATTTGGTCCGAACTTCAGACATCCCTTGCTATTTTTTCATACATAATTTGCTCTGTTATTGGGAAACCTGATAATTTTACCACCAATATAAAATGCCTTGATATTTTCCAGTCTGATTTGAACACGAGTAAGAAATAGaagtatgtgtgtcaccaaccacctattgtggaatgatcacataaacttgagtataacttccatatctgggctggtgctcctgcaacttacttaagcctcttggatagtattgaacctagagcatttaaattcatagatgataatatcatcatacgttcatttacttcgcttgaacatcgtcgtttcttgtctcacccttttttaccgttattttaacggtttatgctctaaagAAATAGCAAACTGCATTTCTCCCCTGAAAcagttcaactgtaatactcgtgtttctaggaatgcttatcagtataccctcaagctcaacttcggtcgtaccgtcaagtacagagatacgttctttagccgtactacgcgaatgtggaattccttaccacactctgcctttcccagccattgcaatattcaggaatttaaatcCAATGTGCACCGGGActtcctttcaacccctctctccctttcctagtgctcacactgggTCTTTACATattaagggtagtaatatcaccttaagtgtgcgcttattatacaaacaaaaaaatctcttGAAGACTCTGcacttcttttcattttattaaccCTTTTTTATTGTTGTCACTGCCAACATAATATcctcattaattttgttttatttgagaatTTCCTAAAGTGtataagttagttttttttaagatggcACATGAATGGGTTTTTAGATTTGTTCTCTCGTCTTAAATTCCAATGTAAACCTTTTCGTCATCACCGTAGGCTTCACAACCGAGTTCCGTGTCTGGCCTCATACAATAAGTCACTCCATTTGTTCCGATCGCGAGCCGACCGACGCCCTACAGTTGAAAATCCAAAGTATTTGGTCgccctggggtggaatcggctaaggtgatagttgaaaatcattttttagatagtcaaattgactatcattttcattccggctgtgtaagatgattcaactcaattcaattccattgaacaatttcagatagaaagtgtcaaaattcgttgttgccttgatgaaattttaaattgattcttataaaatatctaaataaaattttcaaattggctgattttgaataaatttttacttttcttgttttttttccaatgtcgtcacaggaatgtgttttttttttaagaaacaaatacCATGCTTATAAGacgagatcgaggaatcgaatcgaattgagatttcaaTCCAGGaatatggtggcactgaatcgaggaatcgaattcaaatggaatcgaaatgacatttgggttttgataattgaataattttcaaataaatttcaaatgctctcaacacaaagacgagcgccaaattaaattcagcttagaaccaaaaatactccatttaaatggattcctgattcaattcggtttcaattctccttgtaaacgcgaTAAAAGTGACCTAAGAACATTTttcagtcgtttgtgtaagcgtcttgTAGTACTATTcgaaataaacatatttgtttgaaaatgactatgacaattttttgtgacagcttttaggtatcaatttgactttgATGTAgttcaaattcgatcattttgattgtcatttatcaacaatcaccttagccgattccaacCCTGGTATACGCCATTTTTTTAGCGTAAGCATGGTCTGCCACGCCAGAGATTGTGGCGGGTGTGAATGAAAGTGGTTGTGAAATGATGTGCTAACCATATTCATAAATCTTGAGTCGTATTTTTGAGGTCATTGTTCTAATGGAATTGGAGCAGTCaagaaatattaagttttatgTCTATATACA
It encodes:
- the LOC129942936 gene encoding zinc finger protein 675-like isoform X1, producing MESSIEKGIKVYTTTENDNPEISNEDYNTLFVYLCAFCDEQFHSNKFLVKHMSNEHFVEAENKELNNSIQYSEDESESYILEELKKQTSDELYSIETLSNKDFDLEHQVEADTEGFESDAWVLESENLNESTKTDENKIKKNEKDYNRSTKKKGKSKTLYECAYCEKQYQSKNSLENHRKVHEEIDKIKCRYESCSKSFTSSSGYFHHMRTHNEENQFQCEFCSKGFFQKCNLEVHIRRFHTLDKPFKCQYCEKAFASSTDRQIHQRLHTGEKPFFCDLCDKKFITSSKMSYHRKMHFKVKKFCCKKCNEKFSTRSLLYKHSLDHETGTTYDCDVCGKRCRRKQTLMSHRKLHSKV